A portion of the Sphingorhabdus pulchriflava genome contains these proteins:
- a CDS encoding tetratricopeptide repeat protein, with amino-acid sequence MAEWKVATSEHFEMYSQEKESEVVDFVAKLERFNMLLTYFSGVAQERPGRRLKVYWVRNANQVQEIIRAINSGVQGYYVSATPYGAIAVVPGETKARGSRHAGADKQEGIDPEEVIFHEYSHHFMLQNFPVALPGWFIEGFAEYYGYTKMDPNGDIRLGNYAESRTAEINYFGIANLEKLLDPNERSGIGSFYGTSWLLTHYLNFDPARKKQFDGYLADVQNGMPSVDAANKNFSGGISQLRKDLDKYWRGRNFKFQTLSNVRDYDRAKIKVTPLPADESAAIIQSIRFYSGGAEDKTERQRLRGFLQDAAKSQPQSAFLKAFLADIYYQNDEDDLAIATAAEALTVDPSHHRARLVKAVSLMEKAQTLEGGDTKRNELSAAEAKVTPPDPDGTIVVTASRNAQSQPLWAEALKLISAANRADPDDPYPLYLYYEYLRRRGEPLNEVAVDGLTKAHVTSPQYTPFRFALAQAFSAEGDNKSAAALAKAMAYSPHPSTDRRIARALLKRYECLIADPKAACDFKVLTAEEEEKEEKAAKDKPA; translated from the coding sequence ATGGCCGAATGGAAAGTTGCCACCAGCGAGCATTTCGAAATGTACTCGCAGGAAAAGGAATCGGAGGTAGTCGACTTCGTCGCCAAACTTGAGCGGTTCAACATGCTGCTCACTTATTTCAGTGGCGTGGCGCAGGAGCGCCCTGGGCGACGATTGAAGGTTTATTGGGTTCGGAACGCGAACCAGGTTCAGGAGATTATCCGCGCCATCAACAGCGGCGTTCAGGGCTATTATGTGTCAGCCACGCCTTATGGTGCGATTGCAGTCGTCCCAGGCGAAACCAAAGCCCGCGGAAGCCGGCACGCCGGGGCAGACAAGCAGGAAGGCATCGATCCTGAGGAAGTCATCTTCCACGAATACAGCCATCATTTCATGCTGCAGAATTTTCCGGTCGCGTTACCCGGCTGGTTTATCGAAGGCTTTGCCGAATATTATGGTTATACAAAAATGGATCCCAATGGCGATATCCGGCTGGGAAATTATGCCGAATCGCGCACCGCCGAGATCAACTATTTCGGTATCGCCAATCTGGAAAAGCTGCTCGATCCCAACGAACGATCCGGGATTGGCAGCTTTTACGGGACATCGTGGCTGCTGACGCATTATCTCAATTTCGATCCCGCCCGCAAAAAGCAATTCGATGGCTATCTGGCAGATGTGCAGAATGGGATGCCGAGTGTCGATGCGGCGAACAAGAATTTCTCCGGTGGCATTTCGCAACTCCGCAAGGATCTGGACAAATATTGGCGCGGACGGAATTTCAAATTCCAGACATTGTCCAATGTCCGTGACTATGATCGCGCGAAGATCAAGGTGACTCCGCTACCGGCAGATGAAAGCGCCGCGATTATCCAGTCGATCCGTTTCTATTCCGGAGGAGCCGAAGACAAAACCGAACGACAGCGGTTGCGCGGATTTCTGCAAGATGCCGCGAAGTCGCAGCCACAATCAGCCTTTCTGAAGGCGTTCCTCGCCGATATCTATTACCAGAATGACGAGGATGATCTGGCAATTGCGACGGCGGCCGAAGCCCTGACGGTGGACCCGAGCCACCACCGAGCCCGTCTGGTCAAGGCGGTTTCGTTGATGGAAAAGGCGCAAACGCTCGAAGGTGGCGACACCAAGCGCAACGAATTGAGCGCGGCAGAAGCCAAAGTGACACCGCCCGATCCCGACGGCACAATTGTGGTGACAGCCAGTCGCAACGCCCAATCGCAGCCTTTATGGGCAGAGGCGCTCAAGCTGATTTCGGCCGCTAACCGAGCCGACCCGGACGATCCCTATCCGCTCTATCTCTACTATGAATATCTGCGACGCAGGGGTGAGCCATTGAACGAAGTGGCGGTAGACGGCCTGACGAAGGCGCATGTCACTTCACCCCAATACACGCCGTTCCGCTTTGCACTGGCACAGGCCTTCTCGGCCGAGGGTGACAACAAATCCGCCGCCGCGCTGGCCAAGGCGATGGCATATTCCCCGCATCCCAGCACCGATCGCCGGATCGCGAGGGCTTTGCTCAAACGCTACGAATGTCTGATTGCTGATCCGAAAGCGGCGTGTGATTTCAAGGTTTTGACAGCGGAAGAAGAAGAAAAGGAAGAGAAGGCGGCAAAGGATAAGCCAGCTTGA
- a CDS encoding ATP synthase F1 subunit epsilon yields MALNFELVTPERLVRSEEVYMVTVPGTEGDFGVLEGHSPMVSTLRAGEVAIYKTQGAAPETIALDGGVAEVSEKGLTILAEKLG; encoded by the coding sequence ATGGCACTGAATTTCGAACTCGTCACCCCGGAACGCCTCGTTCGCTCAGAAGAGGTCTATATGGTCACCGTCCCCGGCACAGAGGGCGATTTTGGCGTGCTCGAAGGGCACAGCCCGATGGTCTCTACGCTGCGCGCAGGCGAGGTGGCGATCTACAAGACGCAAGGGGCAGCGCCCGAAACCATCGCGCTCGATGGTGGTGTGGCCGAGGTCAGCGAAAAAGGCCTGACGATTTTGGCTGAAAAGCTGGGCTGA
- a CDS encoding DMT family transporter, which yields MRHQSGFTLALAGFALLTCGDATIKSMAGLWPAPAIAALRFSIAVPLLATFVTASQGPAALRVSKPLIQLGRGFSIAASSMLFFISLFLLPLAEATAIVFVSPVITALLSALLLREHLQRSAWLATALALVGVALVLRPNLAEAGAAAFLPLIAAFFFATMMILNRLAAGTGSPMALQWILATVAAPILIIVATAGHMSGLPAFQIGWPDASVIARCAIVAVTASTAHWLIYLGTTRSTAADAAQAVYIQLPVALLIDALLFRHFPDAMALGGSLLIVCAGLVMWLNQKRTIEGMGP from the coding sequence ATGCGTCACCAATCCGGCTTCACCCTTGCGCTTGCCGGGTTTGCGCTGCTGACTTGCGGCGATGCTACGATCAAATCGATGGCGGGCTTGTGGCCGGCACCTGCAATCGCCGCATTGCGTTTTTCGATTGCGGTCCCGCTTTTGGCGACATTTGTAACAGCTTCTCAAGGGCCTGCCGCATTGCGCGTGTCAAAACCGCTGATCCAGTTGGGCAGGGGCTTTTCCATTGCCGCATCATCAATGCTGTTTTTCATCAGCCTGTTTCTATTGCCATTGGCAGAGGCGACCGCGATCGTCTTCGTCAGTCCGGTGATTACCGCGTTGCTTTCTGCCTTGTTGCTGCGCGAACATCTGCAGCGCTCTGCATGGCTGGCAACGGCGTTGGCGTTGGTCGGAGTTGCATTGGTGCTGCGGCCTAATCTGGCTGAGGCAGGCGCTGCCGCATTCCTTCCGCTTATTGCCGCGTTCTTTTTTGCAACCATGATGATTTTGAATCGCCTCGCTGCGGGCACAGGATCGCCAATGGCCTTGCAATGGATATTGGCGACGGTGGCCGCGCCGATATTGATCATAGTTGCGACCGCTGGCCATATGTCGGGGTTGCCGGCTTTCCAGATTGGTTGGCCTGATGCCAGCGTTATTGCCAGATGTGCGATTGTCGCTGTGACGGCCAGTACGGCGCATTGGCTCATCTACCTTGGCACCACGCGCAGCACGGCAGCAGATGCCGCTCAAGCGGTTTATATACAGCTGCCCGTGGCGTTGCTGATTGACGCATTGCTGTTTCGCCACTTCCCCGATGCGATGGCATTGGGTGGTTCCTTGCTGATTGTTTGCGCAGGTTTGGTGATGTGGCTAAACCAAAAGCGGACAATCGAGGGCATGGGGCCATGA
- a CDS encoding F0F1 ATP synthase subunit delta: MDNSSGNQANVQASLSGRYATALFELAREAKAIDTVEASLAKVQKALSESSDFAALTTNASISRDTAKKVVAAIAKAMKLDALTTKTLGVLAENRRLAETAGVARAFAALASAHRGEITAEVTSAHVLSAAQTKALSAQLKARVGRDVAIASKIDPTILGGLTVKIGSTLIDNSIKTRLNSLAQAMKG, translated from the coding sequence GTGGACAATTCCAGCGGCAATCAGGCTAATGTTCAAGCCAGTCTTTCAGGGCGGTATGCCACCGCTTTGTTCGAACTGGCGCGCGAGGCAAAGGCCATCGACACTGTCGAAGCCAGCCTTGCCAAAGTGCAGAAAGCGCTGAGCGAATCGAGCGATTTTGCCGCGCTCACGACCAATGCTTCAATCTCGCGCGATACGGCTAAAAAGGTTGTTGCCGCCATCGCCAAGGCGATGAAGCTGGACGCATTGACCACCAAGACCCTCGGCGTGCTTGCAGAGAACCGTCGCCTTGCCGAAACCGCTGGTGTTGCCCGCGCTTTTGCTGCGCTGGCTTCGGCCCATCGTGGTGAGATCACAGCAGAGGTGACGAGCGCCCACGTATTGTCTGCCGCACAGACCAAAGCCTTGAGCGCACAGCTCAAAGCCCGCGTCGGTCGCGATGTCGCGATTGCCAGCAAAATCGATCCCACGATCCTTGGCGGCCTGACCGTCAAGATTGGAAGCACCCTGATCGACAATTCGATCAAAACCCGTTTGAACTCCCTCGCGCAAGCGATGAAAGGCTAA
- a CDS encoding dienelactone hydrolase family protein: MTKMKMSDGAEIAVYHAEAGGERKGGLVLIQEIFGVTDHIRELCDEYAADGYEVLSPALFDREHPGFECDYTGPEFERAVELARKLHPFDQSLADAQTCIDALKDNGPVFITGYCYGGSVAWRMAQISPDLAAASSYYGSMVPTIFADPAPRCATIAHFGRFDQGIPMEGVEALIEKAHPTAQIFVYDANHGFNSDRRKDYHEPSSELARERTLALFKACGG, translated from the coding sequence ATGACCAAGATGAAAATGTCCGACGGCGCCGAAATCGCCGTCTATCATGCAGAGGCCGGAGGTGAGCGTAAGGGCGGGTTGGTCCTGATTCAGGAAATCTTCGGCGTCACCGACCATATTCGCGAATTGTGCGACGAATATGCGGCGGACGGCTATGAAGTGCTCTCACCCGCCTTGTTCGACCGCGAGCATCCGGGGTTCGAATGCGACTATACCGGCCCGGAATTCGAACGCGCGGTTGAACTGGCGCGTAAGCTGCATCCTTTTGATCAGTCGCTCGCCGACGCGCAGACCTGCATAGATGCGCTGAAAGACAATGGTCCGGTCTTTATCACCGGCTATTGCTATGGCGGTTCGGTCGCATGGCGGATGGCGCAGATCAGCCCCGATCTGGCGGCCGCGAGCAGCTATTATGGCAGCATGGTTCCGACTATCTTTGCCGATCCGGCCCCGCGCTGTGCGACCATCGCCCATTTCGGACGCTTCGATCAGGGCATACCAATGGAGGGCGTTGAGGCGCTGATCGAAAAGGCGCACCCGACCGCGCAGATTTTCGTCTACGACGCCAATCACGGCTTTAATAGCGACCGGCGCAAGGATTATCATGAACCGAGTTCGGAGTTGGCAAGGGAACGCACGCTGGCGCTCTTTAAGGCGTGCGGCGGCTAG
- a CDS encoding CpaF family protein, which yields MSAFGKRPGLNNSRPAFGVARPMSGGGAPASSTQRAEPAAPSAIPGGEQFPSIESLDLNPGGGAPQPVQSDAMTRLAERAAGSAEVNAGGEGFEASVHKIKEQVLPRLLERVDPEAAATLNKEELTEEFRPIILEVLAELKLTLNRREQFALEKVLVDELLGFGPLEELLSDPDISDIMVNGPMQTYVEKKGKLQLSGIQFRDEEHLFQIAQRIVNQVGRRVDQTTPLADARLKDGSRVNVIVPPLSLRGTAISIRKFSEKPITIDMLKGFGSMSEGMATVLKIAGASRMNIVISGGTGSGKTTMLNALSKMIDPGERVLTIEDAAELRLQQPHWLPLETRPPNLEGDGAITIGDLVKNALRMRPDRIILGEIRGAECFDLLAAMNTGHDGSMCTLHSNSPRECLGRMENMILMGDIKIPKEAISKQIADSVDMIVQVKRLRDGSRRTTQITEVIGMEGDVIVTQDLFKFEYRDEDADGKIQGEWVSGSVRPYTLEKARQFGFDQPYLEACL from the coding sequence GTGAGCGCATTTGGCAAACGACCGGGATTGAACAATAGTCGTCCTGCTTTCGGCGTCGCCCGCCCGATGTCCGGCGGCGGTGCACCAGCATCCTCTACGCAACGGGCCGAGCCTGCAGCACCTTCAGCCATTCCCGGCGGTGAACAGTTTCCGTCCATCGAATCGCTTGATCTGAATCCTGGTGGCGGCGCTCCGCAGCCGGTTCAAAGTGACGCCATGACACGGCTTGCTGAGCGTGCGGCCGGTTCAGCGGAAGTCAATGCGGGTGGTGAAGGGTTTGAAGCCTCTGTTCATAAGATCAAGGAACAGGTGCTGCCGCGCCTGCTCGAACGCGTGGACCCCGAGGCTGCTGCGACGCTCAACAAGGAAGAGCTAACCGAAGAGTTTCGCCCCATCATCCTTGAGGTGCTCGCCGAACTCAAACTGACACTGAACCGCCGCGAACAGTTCGCGCTGGAAAAGGTCCTCGTCGACGAGCTTTTGGGCTTCGGTCCTTTGGAAGAGCTGCTGAGCGACCCCGATATTTCGGATATCATGGTCAACGGCCCGATGCAGACCTATGTGGAAAAAAAGGGTAAGCTGCAGCTTTCGGGTATCCAGTTCCGCGACGAGGAACATTTGTTCCAGATTGCCCAACGTATTGTGAACCAGGTCGGCCGTCGCGTTGACCAGACCACACCGCTTGCCGACGCCCGTTTGAAGGACGGCAGCCGTGTGAACGTCATCGTACCTCCGCTTTCCTTGCGCGGCACAGCGATCTCGATTCGTAAATTTTCCGAAAAGCCGATTACCATCGACATGCTCAAGGGCTTTGGCTCGATGAGCGAGGGTATGGCTACCGTGCTGAAAATTGCGGGTGCCAGCCGGATGAACATCGTCATTTCGGGTGGTACGGGTTCGGGTAAAACGACCATGCTCAATGCCCTGTCGAAAATGATCGATCCGGGCGAACGTGTGTTGACCATTGAAGACGCCGCCGAACTTCGCTTGCAGCAGCCGCATTGGCTGCCACTGGAAACCCGTCCGCCAAACCTTGAAGGCGATGGGGCGATTACGATCGGTGACCTTGTGAAGAACGCCCTGCGTATGCGCCCTGACCGCATCATCCTCGGCGAAATTCGTGGCGCGGAATGTTTCGACCTTCTGGCGGCCATGAACACCGGTCACGATGGCTCTATGTGCACGCTCCACTCCAACAGCCCGCGCGAATGCCTTGGCCGTATGGAAAATATGATTTTGATGGGCGACATCAAGATTCCAAAGGAAGCGATTTCAAAGCAGATTGCCGATTCGGTCGACATGATCGTCCAGGTTAAGCGACTGCGCGATGGTTCACGCCGCACCACCCAGATCACCGAAGTCATCGGGATGGAAGGCGATGTCATCGTGACACAGGATCTGTTCAAGTTCGAATATCGCGACGAAGATGCCGATGGCAAAATTCAGGGTGAATGGGTCTCAGGCAGTGTTCGCCCTTACACGCTCGAAAAGGCGCGGCAGTTTGGCTTTGACCAGCCTTATCTCGAGGCCTGCCTCTAA
- a CDS encoding DUF6265 family protein, which translates to MKNIFAALLLIASAPAICDDAKTDLPAWMTGSWERIEGEKWADEFWTPPKAGIMIGASRSGHGGKLGFWEHMRIVREADGRLAFWAISGDQKPVRFAAVRSDQKEIVFENPAHDYPQRIRYWRMDRKLNVQISLLDGSKVVDFSFEMMGN; encoded by the coding sequence ATGAAAAACATCTTCGCCGCGCTGCTGTTGATAGCATCGGCACCAGCCATCTGCGACGACGCCAAAACGGACCTTCCAGCATGGATGACCGGTTCGTGGGAACGGATAGAGGGCGAAAAATGGGCGGACGAGTTTTGGACGCCACCCAAGGCCGGGATCATGATTGGTGCCAGCCGGTCAGGACATGGCGGAAAACTCGGTTTCTGGGAGCATATGCGCATCGTGCGTGAAGCTGACGGCAGACTTGCTTTTTGGGCAATATCGGGTGACCAAAAGCCGGTGCGTTTTGCGGCTGTCAGATCGGATCAGAAAGAAATCGTCTTCGAAAATCCGGCCCATGATTACCCGCAACGCATCCGCTACTGGCGCATGGACCGGAAACTGAACGTACAGATTTCGCTTTTGGATGGAAGCAAGGTGGTCGATTTTAGCTTTGAGATGATGGGGAATTGA
- a CDS encoding F0F1 ATP synthase subunit gamma, translating to MASLKALKIRINSVKSTQKITKAMKMVAAAKLKRAQEAAEASRPYAERLEKVVSSIASKVTVGPQSPKLLAGTGKDDVHLFVVATSDKGLAGAFNTNIVRLARKRADELKGQGKTVKFYTIGKKAKDGLVRFYRNDIVESVEPGDLGKLGYDAVKGWSDDLIARFEGGEFDVAHLFFNKFVSVLTQEPTELQLMPVALSNDNAPAAASASVEYEPDEEELLADLLPRNVAVQLLRAQRENAASEQGSKMTAMDNATRNAGDMINKLTIQYNRTRQAAITTELVEIISGAEAL from the coding sequence ATGGCTAGCCTAAAGGCCCTCAAAATACGGATCAACTCGGTCAAATCGACCCAGAAGATCACTAAGGCGATGAAGATGGTCGCCGCCGCGAAGCTGAAGCGCGCGCAAGAGGCTGCTGAAGCCTCGCGTCCTTATGCCGAGCGTTTGGAGAAGGTGGTTTCGTCCATCGCTTCCAAGGTCACCGTCGGCCCGCAATCACCCAAGCTTCTTGCCGGAACGGGCAAGGACGATGTCCACCTGTTCGTTGTCGCCACCAGCGACAAGGGCCTGGCAGGTGCGTTCAACACCAACATCGTCCGCCTCGCCCGCAAGCGCGCCGACGAGTTGAAGGGCCAGGGCAAGACCGTCAAATTCTACACAATCGGCAAAAAGGCCAAGGACGGACTTGTCCGCTTCTATCGCAATGACATTGTCGAAAGCGTGGAACCCGGCGATCTGGGCAAGCTCGGCTATGACGCCGTCAAAGGCTGGTCGGACGATTTGATCGCACGCTTTGAAGGTGGCGAATTTGATGTCGCGCACCTGTTCTTCAACAAATTTGTCAGCGTCCTGACGCAGGAGCCGACCGAATTGCAGCTGATGCCGGTTGCGCTGTCGAACGACAACGCTCCTGCCGCTGCATCGGCCTCGGTCGAATATGAACCCGATGAGGAAGAACTCCTCGCCGACCTGCTGCCGCGCAATGTTGCCGTGCAACTGCTGCGCGCCCAGCGCGAAAATGCGGCGTCGGAACAAGGCTCAAAGATGACAGCCATGGACAACGCCACGCGCAACGCAGGCGATATGATCAACAAGCTGACCATCCAGTATAACCGCACCCGTCAGGCTGCGATCACCACCGAACTCGTTGAAATCATTTCGGGCGCCGAAGCGCTCTAA
- the atpA gene encoding F0F1 ATP synthase subunit alpha — protein sequence MDIRAAEISKVIKDQIANFGTEAKVSEVGSVLSVGDGIARIHGLDNVQAGEMVEFANGIKGMALNLEADNVGVVIFGSDAEIREGDVVKRTGTIVDVPVGKELLGRVVDGLGNPIDGKGPLKTTQRSRVEVKAPGIIPRQSVNEPVQTGLKALDALVPVGRGQRELIIGDRQTGKTAVAIDTFINQKGVNQGKDESKKLYCIYVAVGQKRSTVAQIVRALEEQGAMEYSIVVAATASEPAPLQYLAPYTGVTMGEYFRDNGMHAVIVYDDLSKQAVAYRQMSLLLRRPPGREAYPGDVFYLHSRLLERAAKMSDANGGGSLTALPIIETQAGDVSAYIPTNVISITDGQIFLETDLFYQGIRPAINVGLSVSRVGSAAQTKAMKKVSGSIKLELAQYREMAAFAQFGSDLDASTQKLLNRGARLTELLKQKQYSPLPFEEQTCSIFAGTNGYLDGIATSDVTRFEEAMLTDLRANHADVLKGIRDSRDFSDDSKKALVAALDKFVKTFA from the coding sequence ATGGATATCCGCGCCGCAGAAATTTCAAAGGTCATCAAGGACCAGATCGCCAATTTCGGTACCGAAGCCAAAGTGAGCGAAGTCGGCTCCGTGCTTTCGGTGGGTGACGGTATCGCCCGTATTCACGGCCTCGACAATGTGCAGGCTGGTGAAATGGTCGAGTTCGCCAATGGCATCAAGGGCATGGCGCTCAACCTTGAAGCAGACAATGTCGGTGTCGTGATCTTCGGTTCGGACGCTGAAATTCGCGAAGGCGACGTCGTCAAGCGGACCGGCACCATTGTGGACGTTCCCGTCGGCAAGGAACTGCTCGGTCGCGTTGTCGACGGCCTCGGCAACCCCATTGACGGCAAGGGCCCGCTCAAGACCACGCAGCGTAGCCGCGTTGAAGTCAAAGCCCCCGGCATCATCCCGCGCCAGTCGGTGAACGAACCCGTTCAGACCGGCCTCAAGGCACTCGACGCGCTCGTCCCCGTTGGCCGCGGCCAGCGCGAATTGATCATCGGTGACCGCCAGACCGGCAAGACCGCCGTAGCCATCGACACCTTCATCAACCAGAAGGGCGTCAATCAGGGCAAGGACGAATCGAAGAAGCTTTATTGCATCTACGTCGCTGTCGGCCAGAAGCGCTCGACCGTCGCACAGATCGTCCGCGCACTCGAAGAACAGGGCGCGATGGAATATTCGATCGTCGTCGCTGCGACCGCTTCGGAACCGGCTCCGCTCCAGTATCTGGCACCCTATACAGGCGTGACCATGGGCGAATATTTCCGCGACAATGGCATGCACGCCGTGATCGTGTATGACGATCTTTCCAAGCAGGCTGTGGCTTACCGCCAGATGTCGCTGCTGCTGCGTCGTCCTCCGGGCCGCGAAGCTTATCCCGGTGACGTTTTCTATCTCCACAGCCGTTTGCTCGAACGCGCCGCGAAGATGTCGGACGCCAATGGCGGCGGTTCGCTCACCGCGCTGCCGATCATCGAAACGCAGGCTGGTGACGTGTCGGCCTACATTCCGACCAACGTGATCTCGATCACCGACGGCCAGATCTTCCTTGAAACCGACCTTTTCTATCAGGGTATCCGCCCTGCGATTAACGTCGGTCTGTCGGTATCGCGCGTGGGTTCTGCCGCGCAGACCAAGGCGATGAAGAAGGTGTCGGGCTCGATCAAACTCGAACTTGCCCAGTATCGCGAAATGGCGGCCTTCGCCCAGTTCGGCTCGGACCTCGACGCTTCGACGCAGAAACTGCTTAACCGCGGTGCGCGCCTGACCGAGCTTCTGAAGCAGAAGCAGTATAGCCCGCTGCCGTTCGAAGAGCAGACCTGCTCGATCTTCGCTGGCACCAACGGCTATCTCGATGGCATCGCCACCAGCGACGTGACCCGCTTTGAAGAAGCGATGCTCACCGACCTGCGCGCCAATCATGCCGACGTGCTGAAGGGCATTCGCGACAGTCGCGACTTCAGCGACGACAGCAAGAAGGCGCTGGTTGCCGCACTCGACAAGTTTGTGAAGACTTTCGCCTGA
- the atpD gene encoding F0F1 ATP synthase subunit beta, whose protein sequence is MATAPKKTAAKAAAPKAAAKPAAAKAAPKAAAKAPAKKAPAAKASGATKLNVAGATGRVSQVIGAVVDVSFTGTLPAILSALETDNNGNRLVLEVAQHLGENTVRTIAMDSTDGLTRGQPVRSTGAQISVPVGPATLGRILNVVGEPIDEQGPVATDLRAPIHAEAPLFVDQSTETEILVTGIKVIDLLAPYAKGGKIGLFGGAGVGKTVLIQELINNIAKGHGGTSVFAGVGERTREGNDLYHEFLDAGVIAKDKDGNPTPDGSKVALVFGQMNEPPGARARVALSGLTIAEYFRDQEGQDVLFFVDNIFRFTQAGSEVSALLGRIPSAVGYQPTLATDMGQLQERITSTNKGSITSVQAIYVPADDLTDPAPATSFAHLDATTVLNRAISELGIYPAVDPLDSTSRVLTASVVGEEHYDTARRVQETLQKYKSLQDIIAILGMDELSEDDKLVVSRARKIQRFLSQPFHVAEVFTGIAGKFVQIEDTVKSFKAVVDGEYDHLPEAAFYMVGGIDEAVEKGKKLAAEAA, encoded by the coding sequence ATGGCTACCGCCCCGAAGAAAACCGCTGCTAAGGCCGCCGCACCCAAGGCAGCCGCAAAGCCCGCCGCTGCAAAGGCTGCTCCCAAGGCTGCCGCAAAGGCTCCGGCGAAAAAGGCCCCCGCTGCCAAGGCAAGCGGCGCAACCAAGCTGAACGTCGCTGGTGCAACCGGCCGCGTTTCGCAGGTTATCGGCGCTGTTGTCGACGTCAGCTTCACCGGCACCTTGCCCGCCATTTTGTCGGCACTCGAAACCGACAATAACGGCAATCGCCTCGTCCTCGAAGTGGCGCAGCACCTCGGTGAAAACACCGTCCGCACCATCGCGATGGACTCAACCGACGGTCTGACCCGCGGCCAGCCCGTGCGCAGCACCGGTGCGCAAATCTCGGTTCCTGTCGGCCCCGCCACGCTCGGCCGTATCCTGAACGTAGTCGGTGAGCCGATTGACGAGCAGGGCCCGGTTGCAACCGATCTGCGCGCACCGATCCACGCAGAAGCACCCCTCTTTGTCGACCAGTCGACCGAAACCGAAATTCTCGTCACCGGCATCAAGGTCATCGACTTGCTCGCACCCTATGCAAAGGGCGGCAAGATCGGTCTGTTCGGCGGTGCGGGCGTCGGCAAGACGGTTCTTATTCAGGAACTGATCAACAACATCGCGAAGGGCCATGGCGGTACTTCGGTGTTCGCCGGTGTGGGTGAGCGTACCCGCGAAGGTAATGACCTTTACCACGAATTCCTCGACGCCGGCGTTATCGCCAAGGACAAGGACGGCAACCCGACCCCCGATGGTTCGAAGGTTGCTCTCGTGTTCGGCCAGATGAACGAACCCCCGGGTGCGCGCGCTCGCGTGGCTCTGTCGGGCCTGACCATCGCGGAATATTTCCGCGACCAGGAAGGCCAGGACGTGCTGTTCTTCGTCGACAACATCTTCCGCTTCACGCAGGCGGGTTCGGAAGTGTCCGCACTTCTCGGCCGTATTCCTTCGGCTGTGGGCTATCAGCCGACGCTGGCAACCGACATGGGCCAGTTGCAAGAACGCATCACCTCGACCAACAAGGGGTCGATTACCTCGGTTCAGGCCATTTACGTCCCTGCGGATGACTTGACCGACCCTGCCCCTGCAACCTCGTTCGCCCACTTGGACGCAACGACCGTTCTTAACCGTGCGATTTCGGAACTCGGCATCTATCCGGCGGTTGACCCGCTCGATTCGACCAGCCGCGTTCTCACCGCTTCGGTCGTAGGTGAAGAGCATTATGATACCGCCCGCCGCGTTCAGGAAACGCTGCAGAAGTACAAGTCGCTGCAGGACATCATCGCCATTCTCGGCATGGACGAGCTGTCGGAAGACGACAAGCTGGTCGTCAGCCGCGCGCGCAAGATTCAGCGCTTCCTGTCACAGCCGTTCCACGTCGCAGAAGTCTTCACCGGCATCGCAGGCAAGTTCGTGCAGATCGAAGACACCGTGAAGTCGTTCAAGGCTGTCGTCGACGGCGAATATGACCATCTGCCTGAAGCTGCCTTCTACATGGTCGGCGGCATCGACGAAGCCGTCGAAAAGGGCAAGAAACTGGCTGCTGAAGCGGCTTGA